The genomic stretch AAGTACTTGTCCGAGAAGGTGAGAAGGCAAActcctagttttttttttcacatgTGGATTCATTTGACTGAGGCCGCTACTTAAACACATATATTCCACCAAATTCGGTATCAGCTCGAGCCCCAATAGAGGATCAAACGGTAACTATTTGGGTTGACATCGGATTCCCTTACCATGGTGTTGTGCTAGGAGGGGTTTGCTATTTGACTAATTTTAAAGGTGTTCGACCTAATCCCTCCAAAGCAAACATTTGCACTCTAATCTTACTTGATTTGACTAAATACAAATTTCATATGGCCAGGGGCGGATGAAGAAACAGAACGGTCGCCCCCCTTGCCAacggaacaaaaaaaaaaaatcggggCGCGGGGGTGATAAGAAACTCTTCACAGTGATGAAGAAAAAATTGCAGTCGCAGCAGGAGAAAAAACAGAACGGTAAGCggagaaaatgaagagacgaaGAACAGTTCATTTTGTTAATTGTGAACCACGTGTCCACATTGACACAATCACGTGTCCACATTGACATGTTTTCAttccatatataattatataaaggtttattttttatatttttatttatctctcCTATGTTTTTTTATTTCCGCCGCTCACACAACTTTTAACCTTGTGATCTTGGCATCTTGCCCTTTTTTCTTCGCTCTCTCTGCCGAGCGCTGACCAAAGCGGCAAAGCCAGAAAATCCTGTGCCCAAAGGCTTTTTTTCCTCTCTTCCGAGTGCCGATCAAAGCGGGAAAGCGCCAAAGCCCTACATCCTCCCCTCTTCAGCCTTCAGCCTTCAAGTAagtggattttattttattttttttaataattgtttGATTATTTCTTGATTACAATGTATGatacaattaataatttaaaattttaattgtttaaaTGTTTAGTTGCTTTTTATATTTGATTGTTGtataattataaatttagattttgtatatTTAATGGTTggataatttgtaatttagttttttataaaCTCCGAATatataattagtttttttattagccgttagttaattgtaattgtgaatattgataatttatgctaaattaattttattttttttaaagaattgtgTCAATGAATAATGTTAAACAATTTAATTGTGTTATTGTTAAATTGTTTACATTACTTTATGTTGATATTTTTTTCTCATACATTATAATTTGTAGAAAATGTTGAAATATTTTGTAAAGAGACCTAGGAGTTCAATTGAATCGTCTAGTGTTCCAGATGAAGAGTCTACTCCTGcaccacaaccaccaccaccacctcctcctcctccgtaaattttatttgaaaatattgaaaatctgagTAGTGAAGTAGAAATTGTTGCTGATCCTGGTTTAcgaaaattgattgaagagtatgATGTTGGTGCTAGAGATCGTATTCGAAAAGAATATGTTGCTATGAGCCATTGTCAACCTCGAGGccataatttttcaagaaaaaaaatggcTAAAGACAATAGATGTTTCAGAGATGTTTGGTTTAAAGACCGTGATTGGTTGGAGTATAGTGTTTCAAAGGATGTAGCCTTTTGTTTCTGATGCTATCTTTTTAGACCTAGTAATCTAGGGTTTGGAGGAGATGATGTGTTTACGAGATCTGGTTTCATAAATTGGAAAAAAGCAATTGAAAAATTCAATGAGCATGTAGGTGGAGTTGGTAGTGCGCACAATGAGGCAAGAATACAGTTTGAGGGtttcaagaatcaaagacaaagtGTGGAGTATTCATTTTCATCGAGGAAACATGAGCTTGAAGTTGCTTATCGCAAACGCTTGACttccattttaaaagtaattcaatTTTTGTTGTTACGAGGATTGCCTTTTCGGGGACATGATGAGTTTTCGACATCATCcaatagagaaatttttttagaattgctCAAATGATATAGCTCAGAGTGTCCAGAAGTTGCGGTAGTTGTTGGAATGAATGCACCTagaaataatcaaatgattgcccCAAAAATTCAAAAGCAATTGGTGAATGCTTGTGCAGTTGAGACTACAAATGCTATTCTAGCTGATCTTGGAGATAGGTGGTTCACTTTACTACTTGATGAGGCTCGTGGCTATTCAGTGAAAGAGCAGATGACAGTTGTTATTAGATATGTGAACAAACATGGAGAGGTGATTGAACGATTTATGGCTGTAGTTCATGTTGCAACAACTACAGCTGCTTGTTTAAAGGAGGCAATCGACTCTTTATTTGCTAAGTATGGTTTGTCAGTGGCAAGATTGAGGGGTCAAGGATATGATGATGCTTCAAATATATCGGGAGAATTTAATGGCTTAAAGTCACTGATAATGAAAGAAAATCCATATGCATTGTATGTTCATTGGCTCATCAACTCCAACTAGTGGTTGCAACTGTTGCTCAAGCAAATCAATATGTTTGTGATTTCATGTGGATTGTTGGTTCGATTGTGAACACATCTGCATCATCTTGCAAAAGGGCCGACAAACTTCGACAACTTGAACATGATAAAAAAGTTAAACTTCTTGAAAGAGGAGAGATTAGTTCTGGTAGAGGACTAAACCAAGAAACTAGTCTAGCTAGACCTGGAGATACACTATGGGGGTCTCATCATTCAACTTTATGTCGTATTGAACAAATATGACCATCTGTTATAGAAGTTCTTCAAAATTTGATTGATGATGGTGATCGTTCTTCTAAGGGTTTAAGTAGAACTTTGGTTGAAAGAATGGAGAGGTATGAATTTGTGTTTATTCTACTATTGATGAAATGTATATTGGCAATCACAAATCATTTGTCAACCGTTCTACAAGAGAAAGatcaaaatattgtgaatgtGATGCGTTTGATTAATAATGTGAAATGCAAATTGCAAAAGTTGAGAGATTCTGGATGAGATATTTTACTTGAGGATGTGAAGAAATTGTAACACTCATTccattgaaataattaatatgGCAGATAGCATCAACAACCGTAGTTGTTTGAAGAGAGATGgaaaaaatgttaatttttatcaCTACTACCACGTTGAAATCTTTTGTGAGGTAACTTCATAATTCTTTTTTTGTTTAccgtcaattaaattcttttaaacagtaacatatttattaatttttacttttgttgtttgatttttaaattgtAGGTTATCGATATTATTCTACAAGAGATGGATAGTCATTTCTCTGAAACAACTACAAATTTGTTGATTTTTATGTCATGCCTTGATCCTAGGAACTCGTTCTCTAAATTTGATGTACAGAAGTTAGTGCATCTGACTCATTTTTatgagaataattttttttggaatgAGCGTATGTTGGTTGAACAAGAGCTTGAAACATATATTAATGACATCAGATCAGATGAACGGTTTGAAGTCATTTCAGATTTGGGAGCTCTTGCAAAGAAAATGATTGAAATAATGAAGAACCGTGTGTTTCTTTTGGTTTATCGGATGATTGAGCTAGCCTTACTTCTTCCAGTTGCTACTGCAATCGTTGAAAGAGTGTTTTCGGCAATGAATATTGCCAAAATAGATTTGTGAAACAGGATTGAAGATGAATGGATGAATGATAGTTTGATAGTCTATATTAAGAAAGATGTTTTTAATACTGTCGACAATGAGCCAATTTTACTGCGTTTTCAAAATATAGTGTTTCGAAGAATGCAATTGTCACGTATTCGTTAGTAGActgttttaatattttaatattattgtatgAGTTTCTTTTCATAATATTGTACCTTTTTTCTCCTGTATACAAGttatttaaaaagtattttttaattacATAGAAGTTATTATCTGTTCAAAAAAGATTCGTCGTGCTCAGATCGTGGCCGCCCCTCCATGATTGAATTCCTGGATCCACCACTGCATATGACAAAAGATGACCAACTCACCTCGAATATTTTTCACCGACGATTTCATAGCAAGATGAAGAGTAAAAATTACGATGAATAAGAGGAAATATCACTCTCGACTACATAGATTATAGATATTTGTTTTTGCGGTAGAATTTGTTCACAAATTTATTCATGGAGTTGTGTCTTACCTGATCAGGCCGGTTGAGAAGGAATTATATATGTGCATTATATAAAGTGAGAGTAAGACCTGCAGAGGAACTTATTTATATTGAGATGATTGATGATCATATTTGTAGGCCAACTTAAAGTTTTATTTAGATAAATGGCATGTGAGttcttgaaatattattttagttGTCTACTAATATCTAATCCTTTTAGAAATAGATCATCTTATACAATATTAACATCGAAATGCGTACATTTactattatattaaataattgaattttattattatatgatGTATTTCAAACTCTAATTAAATTAGATTTTGTCGGGTGAAATATTTTCCATGTCAATCGTTGTGGAACCAAATGGGAATGGCACAAGTTTGAAAACTTTTAAGGGTTGTTCTGATAAATTTTGAATTCCAagcgtttttttttaaattgagtttAAATCCACAAATTTCAATGAACAAAGAATTTTTATGAGCCAGAAATAATAGTTTTTAGATATACTTGatagaataaatattttaaaaattgctttttaATGTTATATTTATTCGATAAATGAATTAGGGTGCAAAATAAATATACACGAAATCATACCCTTGCGGGCCGGGTCCGCCTTGCGTTATCACCCGTTAAGTCGTACGTGGGTTTCTTTTTGTTGGTCTATCGATCAGAGTCCAGAGCCGGCAGAGCCGGCGGTTCTCGATTTTTTTGTCCCCCTCTCTGTGCGCGCGGACTTCGCCGGCGATGGTGGGGGCGGAGGAGGCGGCTCGGTTGGATCGGCTCGAGATCCAGGTGGAGAACGGAGGCGGAGGGGCGTGGGAATACCTCTGTCT from Zingiber officinale cultivar Zhangliang chromosome 5B, Zo_v1.1, whole genome shotgun sequence encodes the following:
- the LOC121987121 gene encoding uncharacterized protein LOC121987121; amino-acid sequence: MNAPRNNQMIAPKIQKQLVNACAVETTNAILADLGDRWFTLLLDEARGYSVKEQMTVVIRYVNKHGEVIERFMAVVHVATTTAACLKEAIDSLFAKYGLSVARLRGQGYDDASNISGEFNGLKSLIMKENPYALSDERFEVISDLGALAKKMIEIMKNRVFLLVYRMIELALLLPVATAIVERVFSAMNIAKIDL